The following coding sequences are from one Caldibacillus debilis DSM 16016 window:
- a CDS encoding RNA polymerase sigma factor, translated as MKTVQPHLPDLSRYCRMTAGTPWDGEDLLQETLIKAFQSAAVFVNHPEPKAYLFRIAANAWIDHCRKNKAPLDPYREALPLVQPHGLDFEIREAMEELFCHLPPRQASVLLLTEVFGFSAQSAASMLEMTEGAVKAALHRARTTLKRVKRRDDEVRSRFKAKSVAELADIFLDAFQQHDPAAVSRAYRSLKHRGMEAKRIIGEGMVFFQLRDPDGNVFTVAAPAKKIRNGS; from the coding sequence ATGAAAACCGTCCAGCCCCACCTCCCGGATTTATCCCGATACTGCCGCATGACGGCAGGAACGCCTTGGGACGGGGAAGATTTGCTGCAGGAAACGCTTATCAAAGCCTTCCAGTCTGCGGCTGTCTTTGTCAACCATCCGGAGCCGAAAGCCTATCTGTTCCGGATTGCCGCGAATGCCTGGATCGACCACTGCCGAAAAAATAAAGCCCCCTTGGATCCGTATCGGGAGGCCCTGCCCTTGGTTCAACCGCATGGGCTTGATTTTGAAATCCGTGAAGCCATGGAAGAACTTTTCTGCCATTTGCCTCCCCGTCAGGCATCTGTTCTGCTTCTGACGGAAGTCTTCGGATTCAGCGCCCAGTCAGCGGCGTCGATGCTGGAAATGACCGAAGGCGCTGTGAAGGCTGCCCTGCATCGCGCCCGGACAACATTGAAACGGGTAAAAAGGCGGGACGATGAGGTCCGTTCGCGATTCAAAGCGAAAAGCGTCGCAGAACTGGCCGATATCTTTCTTGATGCCTTCCAACAACATGATCCCGCTGCCGTAAGCCGGGCATACCGCTCCCTTAAGCATCGCGGGATGGAAGCGAAGCGGATCATAGGCGAAGGAATGGTTTTTTTCCAGTTGCGAGACCCGGACGGCAATGTGTTTACCGTCGCCGCACCGGCGAAAAAAATCAGGAACGGCTCATAA